From the genome of Pelmatolapia mariae isolate MD_Pm_ZW linkage group LG12, Pm_UMD_F_2, whole genome shotgun sequence, one region includes:
- the hmgcra gene encoding 3-hydroxy-3-methylglutaryl-CoA reductase a, which yields MLTRVFRAHGLVVASHPWEVIVGTVTLTVCMMSMNMFTGNDQICGWNFDCPKTEEILSSDVIILTITRCIAIVYIYFQFQNLRQLGSKYILGIAGLFTIFSSFVFSTVVIHFLDKELTGLNEALPFFLLLIDLSKACALAKFALSSSSQDEVRDNIAHGMAVLGPAFTLDALVECLVIGVGTMSGVRQLEIMCCFGCMSVLANYFVFMTFFPACVSLLLELSRESQGGHPIWQLNDLSRAMEEEDNKPNPVTQRVKMIMSLGLVMVHAHSRWIAEPLSINSTVDMLGVGVELDHFSPRRIEPDKPLWQFYLTRMITMDIEQMICLVLALLLAIKYIFFEQAEMESTLSLKNPISLSTHTLNPPSLSEPCCREDLVTSRCHAPAHTMAVPGPAHKEERDEVIRPLSAADNDHHPRSFFVMREEEEESKSESTENTLPQKPRDLNDCVATLNDPKLGPRFLSDAEVMLLVSSKHIPAYKLEAIMETAERGVAVRRKMLSTKLPFSSALSSLPYTNYDYSKVVGTCCENVIGYVPIPVGVAGPLLLDGKQFQVPMATTEGCLVASTNRGCRAIALGGGARSRILADSMTRGPVVRLPSACCAAEVKAWLESTDGFQAIKAAFDNTSRFARLQKLLVGLAGRNLYIRFHSKTGDAMGMNMISKGTEEALRLLQQHFPELQVVAVSGNYCTDKKPAAINWIEGRGKSAVCEATIPAKVVREVLKTSTEALVEVNISKNLVGSAMAGSIGGFNAHSANLVTAIYIACGQDPAQSVGSSNCITLMEPSGPAGDDLYICCTMPSIELGTVGGGTNLPPQQACLQMLGVQGASQDCPGENARQLARIVCATVLAGELSLMAALAAGHLVKSHMTHNRSKVNLQETGTCTREAS from the exons ATGCTGACCCGCGTGTTCCGTGCCCACGGCCTCGTGGTGGCCTCTCACCCCTGGGAGGTGATTGTGGGGACGGTCACCCTCACTGTCTGTATGATGTCCATGAACATGTTTACTGGGAATGACCAGATATGTGGCTGGAACTTTGACTGCCCCAAAACAGAG GAAATTCTGAGCAGTGACGTCATCATCCTCACCATTACACGTTGTATCGCCATTGTCTATATTTACTTTCAGTTCCAGAACCTAAGACAGCTGGGGTCCAAATATATTTTAG GCATTGCTGGCCTTTTCACCATCTTCTCCAGCTTTGTATTCAGCACAGTTGTCATTCACTTTCTTGATAAGGAGCTCACTGGCCTCAA TGAGGCTTTGCCCTTCTTTCTGCTTCTCATCGACCTCTCCAAAGCATGCGCTCTCGCCAAGTTTGCCTTAAGCTCTAGTTCTCAG GATGAAGTGAGGGATAACATTGCTCATGGGATGGCAGTACTTGGACCTGCCTTTACTTTGGATGCTCTGGTGGAATGCTTAGTGATCGGAGTGGGAACCATGTCAG GTGTAAGGCAGTTGGAAATCATGTGCTGCTTTGGATGCATGTCTGTCTTGGCCAACTACTTTGTGTTCATGACTTTCTTCCCAGCATGTGTTTCCCTGTTGCTGGAG CTGTCCCGCGAGAGTCAGGGGGGCCATCCTATCTGGCAGCTCAACGATTTGTCCAGAgcgatggaggaggaggacaacAAACCCAATCCTGTAACACAgagggtcaaaatgatcatg TCTCTAGGCCTGGTCATGGTTCATGCTCACAGCCGCTGGATTGCTGAACCATTGTCCATAAACTCTACAGTGGACATGCTCGGGGTTGGCGTGGAGCTGGACCACTTCTCACCCAGGAGAATTGAGCCGGATAAACCTCTTTGGCAGTTCTACCTCACGAG GATGATAACTATGGACATAGAGCAAATGATCTGTCTGGTCTTGGCCCTGCTGCTAGCTATCAAGTACATCTTCTTTGAACAGGCTGAGATGGAATCTACGCTGTCACTGAAGAACCCCATCTCCCTTTCCACACACACCCTAAATCCTCCATCCCTATCCGAGCCCTGCTGCAGGGAGGATCTAGTTACGTCACGATGCCACGCCCCTGCTCACACCATGGCTGTTCCAGGACCTGCCCATAAGGAGGAGAGAG ATGAGGTTATCCGGCCCCTGTCTGCTGCCGACAACGATCATCATCCAAGGAGCTTCTTTGTAAtgagggaagaagaagaagaatccaAGTCTGAGAGCACGGAGAACACGCTTCCCCAAAAGCCCAGAGACCTGAacgactgtgtggccaccctcAACGACCCTAAG CTGGGCCCTCGTTTCCTGAGTGATGCTGAGGTGATGCTCCTGGTCAGCTCTAAACACATCCCTGCCTACAAACTGGAAGCCATCATGGAGACCGCAGAGCGAGGCGTGGCAGTTAGAAGAAAAATGTTATCAACCAAGCTTCCCTTTTCCTCTGCGCTCTCCTCTTTACCGTACACAAACTATGACTACTCGAAG GTTGTCGGCACCTGCTGTGAGAACGTGATTGGCTATGTGCCCATACCTGTGGGTGTGGCTGGACCACTACTTCTGGATGGGAAACAGTTCCAAGTTCCCATGGCAACTACAGAAGGCTGCTTGGTAGCCAGCACCAACCGTGGCTGTCGAGCAATCGCA ctgggTGGGGGAGCCCGTAGTCGTATCTTGGCTGACAGCATGACTCGGGGCCCTGTAGTCAGACTACCCTCTGcctgctgtgctgctgaagtcaaagccTGGCTGGAGAGCACCGACGGTTTCCAGGCCATCAAAGCCGCCTTTGACAACACCAGCAG GTTTGCGAGGCTTCAGAAGCTGCTGGTGGGTCTGGCAGGGAGAAATCTTTATATCCGCTTTCATTCAAAGACTGGAGATGCGATGGGGATGAACATGATCTCTAAG GGCACAGAGGAGGCTCTGAGGTTACTGCAGCAGCACTTCCCAGAGCTGCAGGTGGTGGCTGTTAGTGGGAACTACTGCACAGACAAAAAGCCAGCTGCCATCAACTGGATCGAAGGCCGGGGAAAGTCTGCTGTCTGTGAGGCCACCATCCCTGCCAAGGTGGTCAGAGAG GTTTTGAAAACAAGCACAGAGGCTCTGGTGGAAGTTAACATCAGTAAGAACCTGGTGGGTTCAGCCATGGCAGGAAGCATCGGGGGATTTAATGCACATTCAGCCAACCTGGTCACAGCCATCTACATAGCATGTGGACAG gaccCAGCTCAGTCAGTGGGCAGCAGTAACTGCATCACCCTCATGGAGCCGTCAGGCCCAGCAGGAGATGACCTGTACATCTGCTGTACTATGCCATCTATAGAACTGGGCACTGTAGGAGGAGGAACCAACCTGCCTCCACAACAGGCCTGTCTGCAG ATGCTGGGTGTGCAAGGAGCCAGTCAGGACTGTCCAGGTGAGAACGCCCGACAGCTGGCCAGGATCGTGTGTGCCACCGTACTCGCTGGAGAGCTCTCGCTGATGGctgctctggctgctgggcaTCTGGTCAAGAGTCACATGACCCACAACAG GTCAAAGGTAAACCTGCAGGAGACGGGAACGTGCACCAGGGAAGCATCGTGA